DNA sequence from the Streptomyces sp. HUAS 15-9 genome:
TTCGCGGCGACGGTCAGCACCAGCTCACCGCGCCCGGCACGGGGCAGCAGTGCGGCCGCCAACTCCTTGCCGCCGTAGGCCTGTACGGCGGCCGTGGCCGCGCTGCTCTCCAGCAGCGGCACCCGCCCGAGCACCTTCCCGGACTCCCGCAGCACCAGGCACAGCGCGATGGCGTCCAGGCCCGCCCCGCCGTACTCCGCGTCGAACAGCAGGCTCAGCAGGTCCGCGTCGGCGAGCCTGGCCCACAGCGCCCGGTCGAAGCCCTCGGCCACGGCACCGGTGGTGAGCGCCGGGCTCGGCACCGCGTCCGGCGCCACCCCGGCGAACACTCCCCGGGCCGCCTCGGCCGCCGCCAACTGCTCCTCGGTGAAGGTGAAGTCCACGGTCCTGTCCTCCCGGCGGATCCGTTGATCTGACGGTCCGTCAAGATAGAACAGGTTCTAGAAGAAGGGAACGGTGAGGGAGGCAGAGGGACGGTGAGGGAGGCAAGGGACCGGCGGGGGCGCCGGTCCGGCCTCAGCGGTCGAAGTCCAGTTCCACCTGCTCCGTCACCGGATGCGACTGGCAGGCCAGCACATACCCCGCCTCCGTCTCCTCCGCCTCCAGCGCGAAGTTGCGGTCCATGCGCACCTCGCCCGAGACCAGGAAGGCCCGGCACGTCCCGCACACCCCGCCTTTGCAGGCATAGGGGGCATCGGGCCGGTTGCGCAGCACCGCCTCCAGCAGCGACTCGCCGTCCCGCACCGGCCAGGTCCCGCCACGCCCGTCGAGCCGGGCGGTCACGGTGCTGTGCGCGGGGGCCGAAGCGGTCGTCGCGGAGGCCGCGCCGGCGTCCACGTGGAAGATCTCCTCGTGGATCCGGGCCCGGTCCACACCGAGCTCGCGCAGCGCCCGTTCCGCGCCCTGCACCAGCCCGAACGGCCCGCACAGGAACCACCCCGCCACACCGTCCACCGGCAGCAGCGCGGGCAGCAGCCCGGCCAGCCGCTCCTGGTCCAGGCGCCCGGACGGCAGACCGGCCTGCTGCTCCTCGCGGGAGAGCACCGTCACCAGCTGCAGCCGCTCGGGGTAGCGGTCCTTCAGGTCGGCGACCTCCTCCAGGAACATCGTGGAGGCGGCCGTCCGGTCGCTGCGTATCAGACAGAACCGGGCCGAGGGCTCGCGCGCAAGGAGCGTCGAGGCGATCGACAGCACCGGGGTGATGCCGCTGCCGCCGACGATCGCGGCGTACAGACCGAGTGCGGGCTCCAGCGTGAAGCGTCCTGCCGGGGTCATCACCTCCAGCTCGTCCCCGACGTTCACCTCCTTCAGCGCGTACGACGAGAAGGCGCCGCCGTCGACCAGCCGCACCCCGACCCGCAGGGTGCTCGGGCCCTCGGTGCCGGGGGCCGGGGAGCAGATCGAGTAGGTCCGCCGGATCTCCGTGCCGTCGACGACCCGGCGCAGGGCGAGGTGTTGGCCCGGCGCGTGCCGGTACTGCTCGCGCAGCTCGGGCGGGACGGTGAGGGTCAGCGCCACGGAGTCGTCGGTGAGCCGGTCGACCGCGGCCACCGGGAGCGGGTGGAAGCGGGCCATCACAACTCCTTGAAGTGGTCGAACGGTTCACGGCAGTCGCGGCAACGCCGCAGTGCCTTGCACGCGGTGGAGGAGAACCGGCTGAGCAGCTCGGTGTCGGCGGATCCGCAGTGCGGACAGCGGACGGGGTCGGATGCGTCGGCCTCGGTGCGGGTCGGGCCGAGTGCGAGCGCGACCGGTCCGGCCTCGTGCCGCTCGCGCGGGGGAGCTATGCCGAACTCCCGCAGCTTGCGCCGCCCTTCGTCCGAGATGTCGTCCGTCGACCAGGCGGGCGTCAGCACGGTGCGGACGGTGACCTCCCGCACGCCGTGCTCGTGCAGCACCCGCTCTATGTCCAGGGACATCGCCTCGACGGCCGGGCAGCCGGTGTAGGTCGGGGTCAGCTCGACCTCCACCGCGCCGGTGTCGCGCAGGTGCACCGCGCGCACCACACCCAGCTCCTGAAGGCTGAGCACGGGCAGTTCGGGGTCGGGCACCGAACCGGCGAGCTCCAGGAGTTCCGCCTCCAGCGCGGTCGTCGTCACCATGACGCCCCCGGGTGGCTGCGGTGCAGATGCTGCATCTCGGCGAGCATCCGCCCGAAGGGTTCGGTGTGCAGGCCCTGCCGGCCGGCGCCCGCCGACCACGCCCCGGTCCGCGGCCCCTCGGGCACGGCCAGGGTGGCCCGGCCGAGCACGGCGCCGACGGACTTCAGCCAGTCGGCCTCCATGCCCGCCCAGTCGGCGTCCAGGCCCTCCACCGGCTGGAACATCTCCCCGGTGAAGCGCCACAGAGCGTCGCACGCCCGCCGCATCCGCTCATGGCTGACGTCCGTGCCGTCCCCGAGCCGCAGCGTCCACTGCTCGGCGTGGTCGCGGTGGTAGGCGACCTCCTTGACGGCCTTGGCGGCGAGCGGTGCGAACGGGCCGTCGCCGGCTGCCAGTTGGGCGTAGAGCAGATGCTGGTAGGTGGAGAAGTACAGCTGGCGGACGATCGTGTGCGCGAAGTCGCCGTTGGGCTGCTCGACCAGCTGGAGGTTGCGGAAGGCGCGCTCCTCGCGCAGATACGCGAGCTCGTCCTCGTCGCCCACCATGGACAGCAGCACCCGGGCCTGGCCGAGCAGGTCCAGCGCGATGTTGGCGAGGGCGACCTCCTCCTCCAGGGCGGGGGCGTGGCCCGCCCACTCCCCCAGCCGGTGCGAGAGCACCAGCGCGTCGTCGCCCAGGGCCAGGGCGGCGGACCTCGCGGTCACGGGGGTCTCGGGTGCCGGGGTCACAGGTGCTTCACCCCTTCCGGGATCTCGTAGAAGGTCGGGTGCCGGTAGGGCTTGTCGGCGGCGGGCTCGAAGAAGGGGTCCTTCTCGTCCGGCGAGGACGCGGTGATCGCGGTCGCCGGGACGACCCAGATCGAGACGCCCTCGCCGCGTCGGGTGTACAGGTCACGGGCGTTGCGCAGGGCGAACTCGGCGTCCGGCGCGTGCAGGCTGCCGGCGTGGGTGTGGGACAGTCCGCGGCGCGAGCGCACGAAGACCTCCCACAGGGGCCAGTCGGTGTTGGTCATGCCTGCGCTCCTCCAGTCCCGCCGGGCCGTGTCCCGGCGGTGTGCTTGGCCGCGTGGGCCGCGGCGGCCTCCCTTACCCATGCGCCCTCGTCGTGTGCCCGCCGGCGCTGGGTGATGCGCTGCTCGTTGCACGGGCCGTTGCCCTTGAGGACCTCCCAGAACTCCGACCAGTCGATCGTGCCGAAGTCGTGGTGCCCGTGCTCCTCGTTCCACCGCAGGTCCGGGTCGGGGAGCGTGAGGCCCAGCGACTCGGCCTGGGGGACGCAGATGTCCACGAACCGCTGGCGCAGCTCGTCGTTCGAATGGCGCTTGATCTTCCAGGCCATCGACTGCGCGGAGTGCTGGGACTCGTCGTCGGGCGGGCCGAACATCATCAGGGACGGCCACCACCAGCGGTCCACCGCGTCCTGCGCCATCGCGTGCTGCTCCGGCGTGCCCCGGCTCAGGGCGTGCAGCAACTCGTAGCCCTGGCGCTGGTGGAAGGACTCCTCCTTGCAGATGCGGACCATCGCGCGCGCGTACGGGCCGTACGAGCAGCGGCACAGGGGTACCTGGTTGGTGATTGCGGCGCCGTCCACCAGCCAGCCGATCGCGCCGACGTCCGCCCAGGTCAGGGTGGGGTAGTTGAAGATCGAGGAGTACTTCTGGCGGCCGCTGTGCAGCTTGTCGAGGAGTTCCTCGCGGCTGGTGCCGAGGGTCTCCGCGGCGCTGTAGAGATACAGGCCGTGGCCCGCCTCGTCCTGGACCTTGGCCATGAGGATGGCCTTGCGGCGCAGCGAGGGTGCGCGCGTGATCCAGTTGGCCTCCGGCTGCATGCCGATGATCTCGGAGTGGGCGTGCTGGGCGATCTGCCGGATCAGCGTCGCGCGGTAGGCATCGGGCATCCAGTCCCGTGGCTCGATGCGCTCGTCCGCGGCCACGGCGGCGTCGAACGTGCGCTCGTACACCGCCGTGTCGACGGTGCCCTGGGCGCCGGACGCCGGTGAACGCGACGTACTCTGCGCGGCTGCTGTGGCCATGCGGTCCCCCTGACCTCGGGCTCTGACGGAGTGCTCTCCCGACCGATCGTTCGGTCCGTGCGTCTCAATGGTGAAGCGAGCGCCGTGAGGTGTCAACCGCTGTGGACAACCGCCCCGGCGGCCTGTGGACAACTTGCGGTCCTGCTGTGGAGGCGGCGTGCGGTGGGCCGTACGACCTCCTGCGACCTGCTGTGATGGCTGCGGCGGACCGTCCGTGGCGGGTGTGGGCGCGGGGACCGGGTCGGCGTTGGAGCGGTGACGCGGTGTCGGTGGAGTGGCGACGGCCACGTGCTCGGGTGCCTTTACGGGGCTGTGCCCGGCGGGTGGGGCTGAGTACCGTTCCGTGCGAACGCCGAGGAACGGTGTTCGCGGACCATGCGGCGCCCGGCGGGGACGGGGCGGCCGGACGACTGAGCGGGATCGGGGAACGGGGCGGAATGGACGCGTACGACGGAGACTCGAAGGCCCCGCACGGGCCGGACGGGTTGCGCGGGGCGCGTCGACCCGGGACGTCCGGTGCCGCCGGGGAGCTCCGTGAGGACGGCGAGCCTCTGGAGACCGGTGAGGCCAGTGGGGTCGATGGGGCTCATGAGACCGCCGACGAGCCCGAGGCCGATGGTGCCGACGACCCCCGCCCAGCGGACTCGCCCGAAGCCCCCGGCCCCCACTTCCC
Encoded proteins:
- the paaA gene encoding 1,2-phenylacetyl-CoA epoxidase subunit PaaA, which produces MATAAAQSTSRSPASGAQGTVDTAVYERTFDAAVAADERIEPRDWMPDAYRATLIRQIAQHAHSEIIGMQPEANWITRAPSLRRKAILMAKVQDEAGHGLYLYSAAETLGTSREELLDKLHSGRQKYSSIFNYPTLTWADVGAIGWLVDGAAITNQVPLCRCSYGPYARAMVRICKEESFHQRQGYELLHALSRGTPEQHAMAQDAVDRWWWPSLMMFGPPDDESQHSAQSMAWKIKRHSNDELRQRFVDICVPQAESLGLTLPDPDLRWNEEHGHHDFGTIDWSEFWEVLKGNGPCNEQRITQRRRAHDEGAWVREAAAAHAAKHTAGTRPGGTGGAQA
- a CDS encoding 2Fe-2S iron-sulfur cluster-binding protein, with product MARFHPLPVAAVDRLTDDSVALTLTVPPELREQYRHAPGQHLALRRVVDGTEIRRTYSICSPAPGTEGPSTLRVGVRLVDGGAFSSYALKEVNVGDELEVMTPAGRFTLEPALGLYAAIVGGSGITPVLSIASTLLAREPSARFCLIRSDRTAASTMFLEEVADLKDRYPERLQLVTVLSREEQQAGLPSGRLDQERLAGLLPALLPVDGVAGWFLCGPFGLVQGAERALRELGVDRARIHEEIFHVDAGAASATTASAPAHSTVTARLDGRGGTWPVRDGESLLEAVLRNRPDAPYACKGGVCGTCRAFLVSGEVRMDRNFALEAEETEAGYVLACQSHPVTEQVELDFDR
- the paaC gene encoding 1,2-phenylacetyl-CoA epoxidase subunit PaaC, with the protein product MTPAPETPVTARSAALALGDDALVLSHRLGEWAGHAPALEEEVALANIALDLLGQARVLLSMVGDEDELAYLREERAFRNLQLVEQPNGDFAHTIVRQLYFSTYQHLLYAQLAAGDGPFAPLAAKAVKEVAYHRDHAEQWTLRLGDGTDVSHERMRRACDALWRFTGEMFQPVEGLDADWAGMEADWLKSVGAVLGRATLAVPEGPRTGAWSAGAGRQGLHTEPFGRMLAEMQHLHRSHPGASW
- the paaD gene encoding 1,2-phenylacetyl-CoA epoxidase subunit PaaD — protein: MVTTTALEAELLELAGSVPDPELPVLSLQELGVVRAVHLRDTGAVEVELTPTYTGCPAVEAMSLDIERVLHEHGVREVTVRTVLTPAWSTDDISDEGRRKLREFGIAPPRERHEAGPVALALGPTRTEADASDPVRCPHCGSADTELLSRFSSTACKALRRCRDCREPFDHFKEL
- the paaB gene encoding 1,2-phenylacetyl-CoA epoxidase subunit PaaB → MTNTDWPLWEVFVRSRRGLSHTHAGSLHAPDAEFALRNARDLYTRRGEGVSIWVVPATAITASSPDEKDPFFEPAADKPYRHPTFYEIPEGVKHL